ATGGTCTGTGGTACTTGCAAAAAAGGTACCTAGTCCAAATAATACAAGCCCTACAATCGCTAAAATAGAAAGTGTCTTTTTTGCTTTTGAGGTAAATTCAAATTTTTCTTCAGCCATGATAACTTATCTTAAAACTGTTATATTAATCTTGTTTTTGTAAAGTTTGTACATAACGTACAATTTTCCATCTATCTTCTTGTAGCACTTGAGAACCATGAGCTCCCATTCTTCTAATTCCATGTGTAATTACATGAAAAATATGTCCTTCCGACAATTGTGAAGTTGCTCCGGCACTGTATGATGGTACCCCTTGATATACCTTTCCTACTAATGCTGTTTCATCCATAGAACCACCACCATTTTCTCCGTGACAATGAGTACAGTATTTGGTGTATAAAACCTTACCTTCTTCCAGAATCACATCATTATCAGGTAATGGGTTTTTCATTATTCTAGCTGCCAATTCAACACTATCCTTTGGTAATCGATAGGGAAGCATTCCATTTTCATCTCTAGGCACCGTATTGTTAGCAGGTTGCCTCATTGTCATGCCAAATGGATTGTTAGGGTTTGAGTTGAAATATTCTCCATACTCGTCTTCATCAGAACCAACCCATGCTCCAGCATCCTTTTCAGTAATCTGCGTTAATGGTTCATAAGAAACAGCATGATACATATTAGGTGCGTATTCTGTACCCGGATTATCCTCTCCCGGCTTACATGCCACAACTAAAACTGTAACTAAGCCGAAAAATAAGATTTGAAATATTCTATTTTTATTCATCATTTCCTTAATCAACTTAAAATTTCTTTTCATTTATTTCTACAGCACCTGAGTCTTTCAAGATAGCATTAAGCTCATCCGTTGATTTGCTATTTTTAGCCAGATCAATAGCCATTACATGCATATCATCAGTACTTCTGATATCGTATATTCTCGGTTTTCCATAAGGCTTCAAATTACTGATTATAAAGAAGGTAGCAACCATCCCTAAAGCCGCAAGAAGAACTGTTACCTCAAAACCAACTGGTACAAATGATGGGATTGCAATATGATCTTTACCACCAATTATCATTGGCCAATCGATTCCCATCATGTATATCATCATCAAAAATGCTAAGCAAGTTCCAGTGATACCAAACATAAATGCTGCAATGGAAATTCTGGAGCGCTTATAGCCCAATTCATCATCCAAACCATGAACTGGATACGGAGTATAACATTCATGAATTTTTACATCGCTTCCACGGACTTTTTTAACTGCGCTTAAAAGCACTGATTCGTCATCAAAAATCCCTACGATAAAGTTTTTACCGCTTTCCATAATTATTTTTTGTTTTCAATTTCACCTGAACTAGATTTCAATACTGATTTTACCTCTGCCATATTAATCACTGGGAAGAATTTAGCAAAAGAGAAGAACAGTGTAAAGAATAAACCAAAACTGAATAGATAGATACCCATATCATAAACAGTAGGACTAAACATGGCCCAACTTGATGGCAAGTAATCTCTATGCAATGAGGTTACAATAATCACAAATCTTTCAAACCACATTCCAATATTTACCACTATGGATAAAATGAAAGTTGCCCATAAACTTGTTCTAATTTTCTTGAACCAGAATAACTGAGGTGAAATTACATTACATGTCATCATCGCCCAATATGCCCACCAATAAGGTCCGGTTGCCCTGTTTAAGAATGCATATTGCTCATATTGTACACCAGAATACCACGCCATAAACAATTCAGTAATGTAGGCTACACCCACAATTG
This is a stretch of genomic DNA from Marivirga harenae. It encodes these proteins:
- a CDS encoding DUF3341 domain-containing protein, translating into MESGKNFIVGIFDDESVLLSAVKKVRGSDVKIHECYTPYPVHGLDDELGYKRSRISIAAFMFGITGTCLAFLMMIYMMGIDWPMIIGGKDHIAIPSFVPVGFEVTVLLAALGMVATFFIISNLKPYGKPRIYDIRSTDDMHVMAIDLAKNSKSTDELNAILKDSGAVEINEKKF
- a CDS encoding c-type cytochrome; the protein is MMNKNRIFQILFFGLVTVLVVACKPGEDNPGTEYAPNMYHAVSYEPLTQITEKDAGAWVGSDEDEYGEYFNSNPNNPFGMTMRQPANNTVPRDENGMLPYRLPKDSVELAARIMKNPLPDNDVILEEGKVLYTKYCTHCHGENGGGSMDETALVGKVYQGVPSYSAGATSQLSEGHIFHVITHGIRRMGAHGSQVLQEDRWKIVRYVQTLQKQD